The Methanophagales archaeon genomic sequence TCTTCTTCCGGGTATGCTCTCCTCTGATAGGAATGCATCCATACGCCTGGATATGATGCCACTGGGAATTAGTTATATCGGTTCGGTCCACAACCATCCGTATCCAGGTCCAGGCGCAGAGAGGCCTTCGGCACAGGATTTATTCATCTTCGCCAGGACTGGAAACTGTCATATCATCACTTTTTACCCGTATGATGGTGATTGCTGGCGATGTTATAATTCAAAGGGAGAAGAGAGGGGGCTGAAGATAATGGAGATAGAAGATAGGGGATGATTGAGGATGGTACGAGTCTTAGCAACTGGTACGTTTGATATACTTCATCCGGGACACCTGCTCTATCTTGAGGAGGCGAAGAAGCTGGGTGACGAGCTTTATGTGATCGTTGGTAGGGATATAAACGTGAAGAGGCGGAAGAGAACTCCGGTTATACCAGAGGAACAGAGGTTGAGGATGGTCTCCGCTTTGCGTGTGGTTGACAAGGCGATGCTGGGTAGCGAAGAGGATATGTATGAACCTTTATATAGTATTAAACCAGACATAATAGCAATAGGTTATGATCAGACTTTTGACGAAGTGGAATTGGAAGAAGAGCTCAGTAAGCGGGGCTTTAAATCCCGCGTGGTTCGCATAAAGAGATATAATTCAAGCGCATTATGTAAGGTAGAAGGAATAATAAGACATATACTGGAACTGATGGGGG encodes the following:
- a CDS encoding FAD synthase, with amino-acid sequence MVRVLATGTFDILHPGHLLYLEEAKKLGDELYVIVGRDINVKRRKRTPVIPEEQRLRMVSALRVVDKAMLGSEEDMYEPLYSIKPDIIAIGYDQTFDEVELEEELSKRGFKSRVVRIKRYNSSALCKVEGIIRHILELMGDKNGRRERADPDRGVSSL